A single genomic interval of Armigeres subalbatus isolate Guangzhou_Male chromosome 1, GZ_Asu_2, whole genome shotgun sequence harbors:
- the LOC134207309 gene encoding mucin-2 isoform X2 has protein sequence MDNGVQFDAARAFLKELDVTNPVWIGLMRPENSARFIWTNAKTLDSSSGYWAESLPAMDTPLCAVVDPVRDFRWHALRCGGPETAAFLCELPVPAWATDCTVTSMPSLTVQYMSDSGAVQLARDCGEQGTRHMSCQSKLDRDTILQQLQCSDQEKDPAQATENNKLPEEVVATPKQSAARTPSPQILEQDILTVVSNNDEDNNINVSPHQIEDTVKNVISQQNYKSMYDDEMDGGQVSEAMKLGSLKYKLMFDKKDKFEKKGDRKVDEEEELMMGDQPDETEAQPIDIVQQAVKPTEGDSDESSTYGDVGRSSVDVAVSSETVVVESTTVDSRLRRATDGEATETTEAATTMEASTTPVTTTTMEPTTSSTGSHILPTTPKKEISGIGDHFIPPMLMVKARFTSTRAHVETSSTTEIVTETSEPSSPSTVAPPSTTDEISTAILTEETFAVSDNVSEIQIVELDVKASSLETSTSTEADLTTAHHVVDITFEDNVSSKLGSISVTTRPFTVDELQSSSTAENTTGAPQTTPSAAALSTATTPTTTSTVAPSTTTTPPESSTTSLPITTLKPTTVHVTEHELHQDLDTESADTSATDEHEDETINQQNKLHNSFSNVENYQPYKPNRHRSLSKPEVHNSRGNYIKKILG, from the exons AAACGCCAAAACACTAGACTCTTCCAGCGGATATTGGGCTGAATCGCTGCCAGCCATGGATACCCCACTTTGCGCCGTAGTCGACCCAGTTCGAGACTTCCGTTGGCATGCACTCCGCTGTGGCGGTCCAGAAACAGCGGCCTTCCTGTGTGAATTGCCAG TTCCAGCATGGGCAACGGACTGCACCGTAACGTCGATGCCTTCGCTAACCGTGCAGTACATGTCGGACAGTGGCGCGGTCCAGTTGGCTCGCGATTGCGGCGAACAGGGCACCCGCCATATGTCGTGTCAGAGTAAGCTGGATCGGGACACGATCCTGCAGCAGTTGCAGTGCAGCGACCAGGAAAAGGATCCAGCTCAGGCCACCGAGAACAACAAGCTACCGGAGGAAGTAGTGGCGACTCCGAAACAGTCAGCAGCGCGGACTCCATCGCCGCAAATTTTGGAACAAGACATACTGACGGTGGTTTCCAATAATGACGAGGATAACAACATCAACGTCAGTCCGCACCAAATTGAGGATACGGTGAAGAACGTTATCAGCCAGCAGAATTACAAATCGATGTATGATGACGAAATGGACGGGGGGCAAGTTAGTGAAGCGATGAAGTTGGGTTCTTTGAAGTATAAGCTGATGTTCGACAAGAAggataaatttgagaagaaAGGAGATCGAAAGgtagatgaagaagaagagttGATGATGGGTGATCAGCCGGATGAAACGGAGGCACAGCCGATCGATATAGTTCAACAGGCGGTTAAGCCAACGGAGGGAGATTCTGACGAGAGCTCAACCTATGGAGATGTTGGACGATCGTCGGTTGACGTGGCGGTGTCCAGTGAAACCGTAGTGGTTGAGAGCACCACGGTTGATTCGAGGTTGCGTCGAGCTACCGATGGAGAAGCCACAGAAACAACCGAAGCGGCCACCACGATGGAAGCTTCCACAACGCCTGTGACGACTACTACTATGGAACCTACGACGAGCAGCACCGGTAGTCATATTCTTCCGACAACGCCCAAGAAGGAAATCTCCGGCATTGGAGACCACTTCATACCACCGATGCTGATGGTGAAGGCAAGATTTACTTCCACGAGAGCCCATGTTGAGACTTCAAGCACTACGGAAATTGTAACGGAAACATCAGAGCCATCGTCGCCGAGTACGGTTGCTCCGCCTTCGACTACTGATGAGATAAGTACCGCTATTCTAACAGAAGAAACTTTTGCGGTGTCCGATAATGTGAGCGAAATCCAGATTGTAGAACTCGATGTCAAAGCGTCTTCCCTGGAAACTTCTACTTCTACGGAAGCGGACCTTACAACTGCTCACCACGTTGTTGATATAACGTTCGAGGATAACGTTAGTTCTAAGCTTGGAAGCATTAGTGTTACTACGCGCCCGTTTACAGTCGATGAGTTACAATCATCGTCCACTGCAGAGAACACAACCGGTGCTCCACAAACGACACCATCCGCCGCAGCCTTGTCGACTGCCACCACTCCTACAACAACTTCAACAGTTGCTCCTTCAACAACGACAACTCCTCCTGAAAGCTCAACCACGAGCCTTCCCATCACGACGCTGAAACCCACCACCGTTCACGTAACCGAGCATGAGCTGCACCAGGATCTCGATACGGAGTCCGCTGACACCTCCGCGACCGATGAACACGAAGACGAAACCATCAATCAGCAAAATAAGCTGCACAACAGCTTCTCCAACGTTGAAAACTATCAACCGTACAAACCGAACCGGCACCGCAGCCTATCCAAGCCGGAAGTGCACAACAGCCGCGGCAACTACATCAAGAAGATTCTCGGTTGA
- the LOC134207311 gene encoding exosome complex component RRP46, which translates to MTVGKSENSLRPMHCELNLLTRSDGSAMLTQGATAVVASVNGPIEVKLQHMDVEKSYIDICFKPRTGLGSVNDRLLESLIKSTYDSAILTGLHPRTAISIQIQEMQDQGGLVACAINAVCLALMNSGIEMKYLVAAVHSVLRQDGTLALDPDELQSKDSLAKFTFVFENCTRNTVSIYTHGKFTTEQYHRALKMAEQAVGKVFEFYGNIVAKQREVL; encoded by the exons ATGACCGTCGGCAAATCGGAGAACTCGCTGCGGCCGATGCACTGTGAGCTGAATCTTCTGACCAGATCTGATGGATCAGCAATGCTCACTCAAG GTGCCACGGCCGTTGTAGCGTCGGTGAACGGTCCCATCGAGGTGAAGCTGCAGCACATGGATGTGGAGAAATCCTACATCGATATCTGCTTCAAACCCCGCACCGGACTGGGCAGCGTGAACGACCGGCTGCTGGAAAGTCTAATCAAGAGCACATACGATTCGGCAATCCTGACCGGTCTCCATCCGCGGACAGCCAtttcgatccagatccaggagATGCAGGACCAGGGCGGTCTGGTGGCGTGTGCCATCAATGCGGTTTGTTTGGCGCTGATGAACAGTGGAATCGAAATGAAGTATCTGGTGGCGGCGGTGCACAGCGTTTTGCGCCAGGATGGAACGCTGGCTCTGGATCCGGACGAGCTGCAGTCGAAGGACTCGCTGGCAAAGTTCACCTTCGTGTTTGAGAACTGTACGAGAAACACGGTTTCGATTTACACACACGGGAAGTTTACGACGGAGCAGTACCACCGGGCGCTGAAGATGGCCGAGCAAGCGGTGGGGAAAGTTTTTGAATTCTACGGGAACATAGTGGCGAAGCAGCGGGAGGTATTGTGA
- the LOC134207309 gene encoding mucin-2 isoform X3 — protein MRPENSARFIWTNAKTLDSSSGYWAESLPAMDTPLCAVVDPVRDFRWHALRCGGPETAAFLCELPVPAWATDCTVTSMPSLTVQYMSDSGAVQLARDCGEQGTRHMSCQSKLDRDTILQQLQCSDQEKDPAQATENNKLPEEVVATPKQSAARTPSPQILEQDILTVVSNNDEDNNINVSPHQIEDTVKNVISQQNYKSMYDDEMDGGQVSEAMKLGSLKYKLMFDKKDKFEKKGDRKVDEEEELMMGDQPDETEAQPIDIVQQAVKPTEGDSDESSTYGDVGRSSVDVAVSSETVVVESTTVDSRLRRATDGEATETTEAATTMEASTTPVTTTTMEPTTSSTGSHILPTTPKKEISGIGDHFIPPMLMVKARFTSTRAHVETSSTTEIVTETSEPSSPSTVAPPSTTDEISTAILTEETFAVSDNVSEIQIVELDVKASSLETSTSTEADLTTAHHVVDITFEDNVSSKLGSISVTTRPFTVDELQSSSTAENTTGAPQTTPSAAALSTATTPTTTSTVAPSTTTTPPESSTTSLPITTLKPTTVHVTEHELHQDLDTESADTSATDEHEDETINQQNKLHNSFSNVENYQPYKPNRHRSLSKPEVHNSRGNYIKKILG, from the exons AAACGCCAAAACACTAGACTCTTCCAGCGGATATTGGGCTGAATCGCTGCCAGCCATGGATACCCCACTTTGCGCCGTAGTCGACCCAGTTCGAGACTTCCGTTGGCATGCACTCCGCTGTGGCGGTCCAGAAACAGCGGCCTTCCTGTGTGAATTGCCAG TTCCAGCATGGGCAACGGACTGCACCGTAACGTCGATGCCTTCGCTAACCGTGCAGTACATGTCGGACAGTGGCGCGGTCCAGTTGGCTCGCGATTGCGGCGAACAGGGCACCCGCCATATGTCGTGTCAGAGTAAGCTGGATCGGGACACGATCCTGCAGCAGTTGCAGTGCAGCGACCAGGAAAAGGATCCAGCTCAGGCCACCGAGAACAACAAGCTACCGGAGGAAGTAGTGGCGACTCCGAAACAGTCAGCAGCGCGGACTCCATCGCCGCAAATTTTGGAACAAGACATACTGACGGTGGTTTCCAATAATGACGAGGATAACAACATCAACGTCAGTCCGCACCAAATTGAGGATACGGTGAAGAACGTTATCAGCCAGCAGAATTACAAATCGATGTATGATGACGAAATGGACGGGGGGCAAGTTAGTGAAGCGATGAAGTTGGGTTCTTTGAAGTATAAGCTGATGTTCGACAAGAAggataaatttgagaagaaAGGAGATCGAAAGgtagatgaagaagaagagttGATGATGGGTGATCAGCCGGATGAAACGGAGGCACAGCCGATCGATATAGTTCAACAGGCGGTTAAGCCAACGGAGGGAGATTCTGACGAGAGCTCAACCTATGGAGATGTTGGACGATCGTCGGTTGACGTGGCGGTGTCCAGTGAAACCGTAGTGGTTGAGAGCACCACGGTTGATTCGAGGTTGCGTCGAGCTACCGATGGAGAAGCCACAGAAACAACCGAAGCGGCCACCACGATGGAAGCTTCCACAACGCCTGTGACGACTACTACTATGGAACCTACGACGAGCAGCACCGGTAGTCATATTCTTCCGACAACGCCCAAGAAGGAAATCTCCGGCATTGGAGACCACTTCATACCACCGATGCTGATGGTGAAGGCAAGATTTACTTCCACGAGAGCCCATGTTGAGACTTCAAGCACTACGGAAATTGTAACGGAAACATCAGAGCCATCGTCGCCGAGTACGGTTGCTCCGCCTTCGACTACTGATGAGATAAGTACCGCTATTCTAACAGAAGAAACTTTTGCGGTGTCCGATAATGTGAGCGAAATCCAGATTGTAGAACTCGATGTCAAAGCGTCTTCCCTGGAAACTTCTACTTCTACGGAAGCGGACCTTACAACTGCTCACCACGTTGTTGATATAACGTTCGAGGATAACGTTAGTTCTAAGCTTGGAAGCATTAGTGTTACTACGCGCCCGTTTACAGTCGATGAGTTACAATCATCGTCCACTGCAGAGAACACAACCGGTGCTCCACAAACGACACCATCCGCCGCAGCCTTGTCGACTGCCACCACTCCTACAACAACTTCAACAGTTGCTCCTTCAACAACGACAACTCCTCCTGAAAGCTCAACCACGAGCCTTCCCATCACGACGCTGAAACCCACCACCGTTCACGTAACCGAGCATGAGCTGCACCAGGATCTCGATACGGAGTCCGCTGACACCTCCGCGACCGATGAACACGAAGACGAAACCATCAATCAGCAAAATAAGCTGCACAACAGCTTCTCCAACGTTGAAAACTATCAACCGTACAAACCGAACCGGCACCGCAGCCTATCCAAGCCGGAAGTGCACAACAGCCGCGGCAACTACATCAAGAAGATTCTCGGTTGA